Proteins encoded within one genomic window of Setaria italica strain Yugu1 chromosome IV, Setaria_italica_v2.0, whole genome shotgun sequence:
- the LOC101773244 gene encoding GDSL esterase/lipase At4g16230, protein MGDDLVLCLLVVSMQVLVPVVVASRRPPAIYVFGDSTLDVGNNNYLPGKDVARANRSPYGVDFPGVPTGRFSNGYNTADYVARSMGFVSSPPPYLSLAKSSSLLVLTALTAGVSYASGDAGILDSTNPGKTISLSRQVHYFNATKSKMASTLGSRAVNAMLSRSIFLVGVGSNDLFVFAAAQQNRSAAERQSDDVAAFYASVVSSYSATIQELYKLGARRFAVINVGLVGCVPRVRALDAAGACAGGMNQLAAGFDAALESLLAGLAPRLPGMVYSLADSFGLTKDTFADPAASGYTNVAGACCGGGRMGAEADCLPGSTLCTDRSHYLFWDWVHPSQRAAMLTAKAFYDGPARFTSPISFKQLAHKI, encoded by the exons ATGGGCGATGATCTTGTGCTCTGCCTGCTTGTGGTATCGATGCAAGTGCTGGTtcccgtcgtcgtcgccagcCGACGGCCGCCGGCGATCTACGTGTTCGGGGACTCGACGCTGGACGTGGGCAACAACAACTACCTGCCGGGGAAGGACGTCGCCAGGGCCAACCGGTCTCCCTACGGCGTCGACTTCCCCGGAGTTCCCACCGGAAGGTTCAGCAACGGCTATAACACAGCTGACTACGTTG CAAGGAGCATGGGTTTTGTGAGTAGCCCTCCGCCTTACCTGTCGCTGGCAAAGAGCTCCAGCCTTCTTGTCCTGACCGCTCTCACCGCTGGCGTCAGCTACGCTTCCGGAGACGCTGGCATCCTCGACTCCACT AACCCCGGCAAAACCATCTCGTTGTCGAGGCAGGTGCACTACTTCAATGCTACCAAGTCCAAGATGGCCTCCACGCTGGGCTCCCGCGCGGTGAACGCCATGCTCTCCAGGTCCATCttcctcgtcggcgtcggcagCAACGACCTCTTCGTGTTCGCGGCCGCGCAGCAGAACAGGTCGGCCGCGGAGCGGCAGAGCGACGACGTCGCCGCGTTCTACGCCAGCGTCGTCTCCAGCTACTCGGCCACCAttcaggagctctacaagctgGGCGCCAGGAGGTTCGCCGTCATCAACGTGGGTCTCGTGGGCTGCGTGCCGCGGGTGCGCGCGCTCGACGCGGCGGGCGCGTGCGCCGGCGGCATGAACCAGCTTGCCGCCGGCTTCGACGCCGCGCTCGAGTCGCTGCTGGCCGGGCTCGCCCCCAGGCTGCCGGGGATGGTCTACTCCCTCGCCGACTCCTTCGGCCTCACGAAGGATACCTTCGCCGACCCCGCGGCGTCGGGGTACACGAACGTCGCCGGcgcgtgctgcggcggcgggcggatggGCGCGGAGGCGGACTGCCTGCCCGGCTCCACGCTCTGCACCGACCGCAGCCACTACCTCTTCTGGGACTGGGTCCACCCTTCCCAGCGAGCTGCCATGCTCACCGCCAAGGCCTTCTACGACGGCCCAGCCCGGTTCACCTCGCCCATCAGCTTCAAGCAGCTAGCCCACAAAATATGA
- the LOC101773655 gene encoding expansin-like A4 produces MALLLLLLFTISQFLLPASCSPSSKNNNYYCDWCPRHSTASLLPPASADLDDCGYGAAMAMDLNGGHAAAAGAEFFRDGAGCGACYQLRCRDRRVCGDGGVKVVVTGAANRTGFLLGREAFAAMARPGMADQLAAALDDDNVQVDFRRTPCEYKKNLTVQVEEGSRNPGQLGIRFLYQGGQTEIAAVEIAAQQANYHTQTASSSWRPMARRLRRAWRTPRAPAGPLRLRLVVTAGFGGKWLLAKEAVLPADWRPGQAYGTGLRVTDVALRTCARSCRARPPGDEELRR; encoded by the exons atggcgctgctgctgcttcttctcttcaCCATCAGCCAGTTCCTGCTTCCCGCGTCCTGCTCTCCGTCTTCCAAGAACAACAACTACTACTGCGACTGGTGCCCTCGTCACTCCAccgcctctctcctccctcccgcctccgccgaccTCGACGACTGTGGGTACGGGGCTGCCATGGCTATGGACCTCAACGGAggacacgccgccgccgcgggcgccgagTTCTTCCGCGACGGGGCCGGCTGCGGCGCCTGCTACCAG TTGCGGTGCAGAGACCGGCGGGtttgcggcgacggcggcgtcaagGTCGTCGTGACGGGCGCGGCCAACCGGACGGGGTTCCTGCTCGGCAGGGAGGCCTTCGCCGCGATGGCCAGGCCCGGCATGGCCGATCaactcgccgccgccttggACGACGACAATGTCCAGGTCGACTTCAGGAG GACACCTTGCGAGTACAAGAAGAATCTGACCGTCCAAGTGGAGGAGGGGAGCCGGAACCCGGGCCAGCTCGGCATCCGGTTCCTGTACCAGGGTGGGCAGACCGAGATCGCCGCCGTCGAGATCGCCGCGCAGCAGGCGAATTACCACACCCagacggcgtcgtcgtcgtggcgGCCCATGGCGCGGCGGCTGCGCCGTGCGTGGCGCACCCCgcgcgccccggccggcccgctgcggctccgcctcgtcgtcaCGGCCGGCTTCGGCGGCAAGTGGCTGTTGGCCAAGGAGGCCGTGCTGCCGGCGGACTGGCGGCCTGGCCAGGCGTACGGCACGGGCCTCCGGGTCACCGACGTCGCCCTGCGCACCTGCGCCCGCTcctgccgcgcgcgcccccctgGCGACGAGGAGCTCAGACGGTGA
- the LOC101772833 gene encoding GDSL esterase/lipase At5g55050 yields the protein MEGFVVCLVISMEVLGAAAAAVLQPPPPMYVFGDSYLDVGNNNYLSGPNVPRANRPYYGIDFPGFPTGRFSNGYNTADYIAKKIGLAAGSPPPYLSVAWSSSLVVSTALTIGMSYASGGAGILDSTNAGDNIPLSKQVQYFNATRSKMVAAVGSGAVDTLLSRSVVLIGAGGNDLSVFANAQQQSDVAAFYGSLMSNYSAAITDLYTLGARKFAITNVALAGCLPAARVLDAAGSCSDYRNYLADRFDDALRSLLADLAARLPGFLYSLADSFALMVDTFYDPQASSGFTDVASACCGGGRLGAEAECSLNSTICANRDQHYFWDNVHITQQAAKQRAQAFYDGPAKYTTPINFKQLVQKTAA from the exons ATGGAGGGTTTTGTGGTGTGCCTTGTGATATCCATGGAAGTTctcggtgctgctgctgccgccgtcctccagccgccgccgccaatgtATGTGTTCGGGGACTCGTACCTCGACGTCGGGAACAACAACTACCTGTCGGGGCCGAATGTCCCTAGGGCCAACAGGCCCTACTACGGCATCGACTTCCCGGGCTTTCCCACCGGAAGGTTCAGCAATGGGTACAACACCGCTGACTACATCG CGAAGAAGATAGGACTCGCCGCCGGTAGCCCTCCGCCTTATCTGTCGGTGGCATGGAGCTCCAGCCTTGTGGTCTCCACCGCCCTCACCATTGGTATGAGCTACGCTTCCGGCGGAGCTGGCATCCTCGACTCCACT AACGCGGGCGACAACATCCCGTTGTCGAAGCAGGTGCAGTACTTCAACGCCACCAGGTCGAAGATGGTCGCCGCTGTGGGCTCCGGCGCGGTGGACACCCTGCTCTCCAGGTCCGTCGTCCTCATCGGCGCTGGCGGCAACGACCTGTCCGTGTTCGCCAACGCGCAGCAACAGAGCGACGTCGCCGCGTTCTACGGCAGCCTCATGTCCAACTACTCGGCCGCCATCACG GATCTGTACACGCTGGGCGCGCGCAAGTTTGCCATCACCAACGTCGCGCTAGCCGGGTGCCTGCCGGCTGCACGGGTCCTCGACGCGGCGGGCTCGTGCTCAGACTACCGGAACTATCTCGCCGACCGCTTCGACGACGCCCTCCGGTCCCTGCTCGCCGACCTTGCCGCCAGGCTACCGGGCTTCCTCTACTCTCTCGCCGACTCCTTCGCCCTCATGGTGGACACCTTCTACGACCCACAGGCGTCGTCGGGGTTCACGGACGTCGCCAGcgcgtgctgcggcggcgggcggctgggCGCGGAGGCGGAATGCTCGCTCAACTCCACCATCTGCGCCAACCGCGACCAGCACTACTTCTGGGACAACGTGCACATTACCCAGCAGGCTGCCAAGCAAAGAGCTCAGGCCTTCTACGACGGCCCGGCCAAGTACACCACGCCCATCAACTTCAAGCAGCTCGTCCAGAAGACCGCTGCATGA